The sequence CAAGCCGGTTGCAGGGTCGGTCGTCCCTCCGGCAAACTCACCAGCACCAGCCCCCGCACCATGTCCGGGTGGGCAACCGCAGCGGTCAAACTCACCAACGCCCCCAGGGAATGCCCGACCAAACAGACCGGTTCGCCGATAAACCTGCGCCAAAATTCATACACCTGCGCCACCCATAGCCGCACCCCGTACTGCGCCGCCGCTTTCTGGGAATCCCCAAACCCCAACAAATCCAGGGCATACACGGGATGATGTTCCCCCAACACCGGGGCATTGTACCGCCAATGTTCTAACGCCGCCCCAAACCCATGCACCAGCAGAAGCGGCACCCCCTGGTGTTGACTGCCCTGGTAGCCATACCGCACCCGATAGCCCCGCCAAAACCAGTATCGCTGTTGGTTCACGACAGGCACAGGTGGGGGTTGACCCGTTCGCACACCTCGGGATTGTACAAACGCAAATAATTCCAGTAGTTGCCAAAGACCTGCCGGACATAATCCTGGGTTTCCGGGAAGGGAATCCGCTCCACAAACCGGTCCCAATCCCCCTCACCCTCCCGTTTGAGCCATTCATCCACATTCCCCGGCCCGGCATTGTAACTGGCGACGGCTAACAGGGCGTTTTGGTTGTATAAGCCATCCGTGTACTGCAAAAACCAAGTGCCTGCCCGCAAATTATCCTCCGGTTGACGGAGTTGGAAGGGGGGGCGTTTTAATTTTTCCGCAATCCAATCCCCGGTTTCCGGAAGAACCTGCATCAGCCCCACCGCCCCGGCACTGGAGACAATCTCCGGTTGAAAACGGGATTCCTGCCGGATCAGCGCCGTCACCAGCAGGGGGTTTAACCCATACTGCGCCGCCGCCGTGGGCACCTCCGGCCAATAGGCTAAGGGATAAAGCGCCTGCCAATAGGCTGGTTCCCGTTGCACTTGGGTGTACTGCTGTCGTTCGGTTTCTGTTTGTACCCGCCGTTCCAGGGTCGCCAGCATAAATAACCCGTCCAACCGTTCCCCCACCCCCACCCGCAGGAGACCGTCCGTAAGTTGCTCCGCTAGGGTAGGCTGTTGCCGCTCGGAAAATTCCAACTGCCACTGTTCCCAGGCATCCTGGTATTCCCCCAGGTGGTAGAGTTCCTGCAAGGTGGGCGAGCCAGCCAGCAAATTCAACGTCGCCCGTTGGGTCTGCACCGCCGGTTGCGCCTGGAGGATGCCCGTAAAATCCCCCACCGGCCAGCCCAACCGCACCGCAGAACGCCACGCATAGTAGGAATGGGGATACCGGTTCACCACCTGGGTATAAGCATCCTGCGCCCGCTCCTTCTGCCCCAACTGCCCTGCCCATTCCCCCAACCAAAACCCAGCTTTCGGGGCGACTTGGCTGGTGGGATTGTGCTGAAAAATCCCCTCCGCATAGTGCATGGCTTGGCGGAGATTGCCCCGTTGCTGTTCCCCCTGCGCCAATTCCCAACGCAGATTCGCCGCCGCCTCAGTCTGGGCATAACGGGAAAGCAGTTCCGTCCGGGTTTGACTCACCCGCTGGGTCTGCCCCGCCTGTTCCCACAGGGGTAACCGCTCCCACAGCACCCGTGCCGCCCGCTCCCCGTCCCGTTGGCGCAACTGCTGAAAATACTGCTCCCGTTGCGGGGAAGGTGCCAGGATAGAAAGATAGTACAAAGCTAGTACACCCTGCGGGGTTTCACTGTACTGCTGAAGTAGGTCTTGGTAATAGCCAATCGCCTCGGTGGTTTTGCCCCCCAACTGATGACCCCGTGCCACCCGGTAAAGGTTTTCCGCCGTCAAGGGAGCCAGCAGATAGGCGCGCCCCGCCTTCAGATAACTCTGTTTTTCCCAGTAGGCAAAAGCAATCGCCTGCCATTCCTCTGGAGTGAGTTGCGGGCGGTGCAAGTTGACGAGACGGTCGAGATATACCGTCAAATTGGGCAAATGCAGACCGTAGCGAGCCAGATGCACCAGCAAATCCCGATTATTCGGCTGACGTTCCAGGAGGTTTTGCACCCAGGCGACGGTTTGGGGATGGGCGGGATAGCGTTTTTGGGCTTCCTCGGTGCGTCCCAGGGCGATCAGGGCTTCAGCCGCCAATTCCTGATCCGGGTACTGGTCAACAATTTTTTGCCACCGGCTCTGAGCCGCCGCCAGATTCCCTTTTTTCTGATACGCCCGTGCCTCTTGCCAAAGAATTTGCGCCGACAGGACGGGATAATCCCGCTCCAAATCCGCCAATAACGCCAAAGCCTGTTTGGGGTTCCCCTGCGCCAGGGAATCCACCGCCAGCAGATATTTGGCTCGATACCGCTCTACCCCGTTCCCCTGCTTCGTTAGATGGGTCAATGCCCGTTGTCGCACTGGGGGGGACTGCTGTACCAGGGGGGTCAACGCCCCCAAAGCCGGGGCAGGACTGGACTGGGAAACCGCTGTTGGGCGCCGTCCGCTGTGCCAAAGCCAACCCCCCACGCCCAGGAGAGCGACCACCCCTGCCACCATACCCAAAGATTTCCGTTTCATAGGCATTGATACAAAAATTAACTTTTGGTGTGGGGAAGCGGTTACATTAGCAGGACACCGGAGTCAAAAGAATACCCCAGGATACTTCATTAATTATACTAATACTAATAATATCCTACTATTGTACTAGATTGTACTGACTATTGTACTAGATTGTACTAACAACATCCTAACTGTGATGGTTATCAGGGTGAAAAAGTTGCCGGGAAATATTTTTTTACCTCTAGCTCTTGCTTGGGGGCGGCAGATTGGTAAATTTGCTCAAACCCGATCAAATTTCTGGGTGACCCATGGTCTCTGGGACGTATATGGCAATCACAGATGCATAGCGGTGCCCTACAATTGCGAATTGACAGAGGGGTTCTTAAATCTTGAGTGAAAATGGAGGCGGAGATGCGACATAAAATTTTCCCCATCCTTAGTCTGCTGTGTCTCCTTGGTGGGGGCAGTCCAGTGCGGGCCGATTCCCCCATCACCTCAACCCCGATTGCGGATGTGTACTTAGATATTCCCTTAGTACAAAAAGCTCGGAAAACGGGCACATTAACTCCAGAAATGGCACAATTTTTATCCGACAATCGCTATCCCATCGACCAAAAAGCGGCGTTAGTTAATGCCCTTTCCTGGCGGGTAGAAGGGAAACAAAATGCCCAAATTTATCAAAAATTTTTGGCTGACCGCTATGGGGCAATGAATCTAAAAAAATTAACGCCCCATGAGGTGTTTGCCCTGGCTTATTTAACCGTAATGGATGATTATTTCAACCCAGAACGGGCGATGCCCCTGTTTGACCAAGCCCTCCTCCGCAACCGCAACAGCCTGACCGTGGGCTTGATTCGCATTCTCAACCGGGCGCAAATCGTCATGACCCAACCGGGGGAATGGTGCCGGGTGTGGCGTTTGGCAGAGGGAACGAACCAGAATCGCACCCTCACAGCGGATTTACGCCCCGCCGCCCGCAAAATTATCCTGGACTACATGGTTTTGTACCGGGATAGTTGTCCCCGTAACCCTTAAGTCGCCCCAGATCGTGTACCCTGATGCCAGGTTGTTTGTTTGGGAATGCCCATGCCCCGCCGTCAAGATATTAAAAAAATTCTCCTGATTGGTTCCGGTCCAATTGTCATTGGTCAAGCCTGCGAGTTTGATTATTCCGGTACCCAAGCCTGTAAAGCCCTGCGGGAAGAGGGTTACACGGTGGTGTTGGTCAATTCCAATCCCGCCACGATCATGACTGACCCGGAGTTAGCCGACCGCACCTACATTGAACCTCTGACGGTGGAAACCCTCAGTCAAATCATTGCCCAGGAACGTCCTCAAGCATTATTGCCGACGATGGGGGGACAAACGGCATTAAATCTAGCGGTGCGTTTAGCCAAATCGGGCATTTTAGCGCAATATAACGTGGAATTAATCGGCGCAAAATTGTCTGCCATTGAAAAGGCAGAAGACCGCAAACTTTTCAAAGAAGCAATGGAGCGAATTGGGGTGGGTGTGTGTCCTTCTGGGTTAGCCGAAACCTGGGAAGAAGCCCAACAAATTGCCCAACAAATTAGTTCCTATCCTCTGATTATTCGCCCCGCTTTTACCCTGGGGGGGACGGGGGGTGGTATTGCCTATAATCAGGAAGAATTTGAACAAATTGCCCGTTCTGGACTAGAAGCCAGTCCCGTATCCCAAATTTTGATTGAGCAATCTTTGCTAGGTTGGAAAGAATTTGAACTGGAGGTGATGCGGGATTTAGCTGATAACGTGGTGATCATTTGTTCGATTGAAAATTTAGACCCAATGGGGGTACATACGGGGGATTCCATCACCGTGGCTCCCGCCCAAACCTTAACCGATAAGGAATACCAACGCCTGCGGGATTACGCCATTCGGATCATCCGGGAAATTGGTGTCGAAACCGGCGGGTCAAACATTCAATTTGCGATTAACCCTCTGAATGGGGAAGTCGTGGTTATCGAAATGAATCC comes from Synechococcus sp. C9 and encodes:
- a CDS encoding transglycosylase SLT domain-containing protein, with amino-acid sequence MKRKSLGMVAGVVALLGVGGWLWHSGRRPTAVSQSSPAPALGALTPLVQQSPPVRQRALTHLTKQGNGVERYRAKYLLAVDSLAQGNPKQALALLADLERDYPVLSAQILWQEARAYQKKGNLAAAQSRWQKIVDQYPDQELAAEALIALGRTEEAQKRYPAHPQTVAWVQNLLERQPNNRDLLVHLARYGLHLPNLTVYLDRLVNLHRPQLTPEEWQAIAFAYWEKQSYLKAGRAYLLAPLTAENLYRVARGHQLGGKTTEAIGYYQDLLQQYSETPQGVLALYYLSILAPSPQREQYFQQLRQRDGERAARVLWERLPLWEQAGQTQRVSQTRTELLSRYAQTEAAANLRWELAQGEQQRGNLRQAMHYAEGIFQHNPTSQVAPKAGFWLGEWAGQLGQKERAQDAYTQVVNRYPHSYYAWRSAVRLGWPVGDFTGILQAQPAVQTQRATLNLLAGSPTLQELYHLGEYQDAWEQWQLEFSERQQPTLAEQLTDGLLRVGVGERLDGLFMLATLERRVQTETERQQYTQVQREPAYWQALYPLAYWPEVPTAAAQYGLNPLLVTALIRQESRFQPEIVSSAGAVGLMQVLPETGDWIAEKLKRPPFQLRQPEDNLRAGTWFLQYTDGLYNQNALLAVASYNAGPGNVDEWLKREGEGDWDRFVERIPFPETQDYVRQVFGNYWNYLRLYNPEVCERVNPHLCLS